A single window of Rhodamnia argentea isolate NSW1041297 chromosome 5, ASM2092103v1, whole genome shotgun sequence DNA harbors:
- the LOC115754119 gene encoding transcription termination factor MTEF1, chloroplastic, producing the protein MIIQLHHHPSSLQPILLHFPKPIRTDHLHCPPSAAASSSASSTSDSGLLFREKLLYLQSLNVDPQKALRQNPDFRSSPLSSLRSVESCLASFGIPRPSLGRILDMFPQLLTSDPDSDLYPVFDFLLHEAHIPFPDLQKSILRCPRILACSVDAQLRPTLSFLRSFGFVGRHAITSQTSLLLVSNVEHTLLPKIEFLQSLGFEYREVSRMAIRSPGLLTMSVQNNLRPKAEYFLRDMRGNLAELKRFPQYFSFSLERKIRPRHQMLEEHGLEIPLAEMLTVSDGEFTARLIEMRLRRVDARG; encoded by the coding sequence ATGATAATCCAACTCCACCACCACCCCTCTTCCCTGCAGCCAATACTACTCCACTTCCCAAAACCCATCAGGACCGACCACCTCCACTGCCCgccctccgccgccgcctcctcctccgcctcttcCACCTCGGACTCCGGCCTTCTCTTCCGCGAGAAGCTCCTCTACCTGCAGAGCCTCAACGTCGACCCCCAAAAGGCCCTCCGCCAGAACCCCGACTTCCGCTCCtcccctctctcctccctccgcTCCGTCGAGTCCTGCCTCGCCTCCTTCGGCATCCCCCGCCCCTCCCTCGGCCGCATACTCGACATGTTCCCCCAACTCCTCACTTCCGACCCCGACTCCGACCTCTACCCTGTCTTCGACTTCCTCCTCCACGAGGCCCACATCCCCTTCCCCGACCTCCAGAAGTCCATCCTCCGCTGCCCCCGCATCTTGGCTTGCAGCGTCGATGCCCAGCTCCGCCCCACCCTCTCCTTCCTCCGGAGCTTCGGCTTCGTGGGCCGTCACGCCATCACCTCCCAGACCAGCCTCTTGCTCGTCTCCAACGTGGAGCACACCCTCTTGCCCAAGATCGAATTCTTGCAGAGCCTCGGCTTCGAGTACAGGGAGGTCTCGAGGATGGCGATCAGGTCGCCGGGGCTGCTGACCATGAGCGTCCAGAACAACTTGAGGCCCAAGGCCGAGTATTTCTTGCGGGACATGAGGGGGAACTTGGCCGAGCTGAAGCGCTTTCCGCAGTATTTTTCCTTCAGCCTGGAGCGGAAGATCCGGCCGCGGCATCAGATGTTGGAGGAGCACGGGCTTGAGATACCCTTGGCCGAGATGCTCACAGTCAGCGACGGCGAATTCACCGCGCGGCTGATTGAGATGCGGTTGCGGAGAGTCGATGCCCGGGGTTAG